The stretch of DNA TATGTTATGTCATAGTATAATTTCTTCGAACTCAAGAAACAACgaaagtttaatttttttttgacgttcattaattaaaattcaaatatagTATATATCATGTAAAGTCAATTATTGATAATACCTGATATATATTATATCTCcatataagtatatatatatatatatatatatattttaaaacctCTATGcacgtgtgtgtatatatatatatgtatttaatttcttaattaattgTTAATTAATCAGTTAATCATTCTAGATCACTCTTCTAAAATATTCCATGAGAACTTTTTACTTAATCACTACCAttactaatattattatttaattggtACATTCTAATTTACTAAAAAAATAGttgtgaactcattataacACTGATTGACGATCAGACAGCACCTATGTGTTGAGGGTACAAATTTTGTCCGtttaatgaaaattgaaaattatatCTATTTTTTCATCTGTTAGTTTTGTGAACTCTTTCATCAAAACAAATAGTTCCATTCCACTCACCTGATTAGCAGTTAAGCTAACTTCCATTAATTTCATTGCATAGAATccacttataaactcttttataagcaatatgtttgatctccatcaaactactGTCGTCAAATTCAACTCCTGAAATTTGTCTATGTCTATGGGAACACAGAATCCAATTCTTGTATGACCCTCAATGATTCAGGGATACAACTAGCCATAGGTTTACAACATCATGTGATTCATAATAACACTTATTCTTATTCGAGCTTATCATAATTAGCCATATTATTTTGATCAACtcattgatcaaaaatgtcAGAACTGAAGTCTGATTGCactcatcggatcatggtaagagcttcTAGTAGCATTGCTTTATGATCCCTTaaatatcactgatagtgcatgCAAGAACATTACagtacattcctttcaactaaTATATCTCGATTGAATCTGCAACCACTGGTATGTCGAGAGTTGCAAATGAATTCGACAACGATGTTGTATATCCttgagtaataatagtgacATGATATCTGCAACTGTGGAAGAACTTTTCCAAATTGTGCATGTCTTACTCTGTCAGAGATTCCTTAcattataattaaatcatcttATCACATAAGATATCTTCACTCGTACGCAAAAGTTAATCTCTGAGTACAATGCATTGactcctacgtatttcgaatCTACACCTAAAGTCATCACTTAATGACTATCAATGGAGTCGATAAATAAGTTAAAGTGCATTGCTAGTATGTAGAGCCTCTATATTGTCCTGGCACACAACATAACCGCGGACTTTTCCACTAGATAACTGTTAACCATTTGAAAAGTCCGAGGGATGGTTGTTCAGTAcatcatcaaatgatcactcaCCTGTATTAACGAAGATATTCATGCTCTTGCTAATGAAACATGACGTTTACACTACATATATGCTAGTCTCAAGGTTAAGCTaattttattcttattttaggCGACCGATTCTGCTAagaacatgtttagaatatacgacACTCTTTCTATTGAGTTTCATGATATTACGTTACAAGTAAAATCTCACGGTACCTATTGTAttttcaagggctttatctatgcagcttatATGTGTATACAAGTAAAATAATTGACATAATTGAATAaaaccgtaaaatattattaaaataaagatttattTTACATAATATTCAATAAAGTCCAAACCATAAGTTGGTTCGCTGGACGCCTACTATAATATGTTCTGTTATGATTTTAATTTGTACCCCATTCTAATAATCATGTACTTCATGAAATAGAGAGTTCATTAATCGTTTGCTCTCTTTCTCTTTCGAAATGAGCTTCTAAATCAACTTTCCACTTAAAGAACAGTACTGAAGATGTCTGGTGTTCGTATTTTTCTATGATTTGCAGGCTGGAGAATGAACATCTTAACAACGTTGGCAAATTTCGCGCATTCAATTCAGTTCCATTACCTTTTAATTACGACGAAGACGAGGATAAAGACGAATAGAATCACACGAGTAGGAATGATTAGAAGTTTAGATTCTGCTGCTTGGAGGCAATGAGTAGCAAGAACGACCAGACTACTCCGGATCGGAAACAACTGACAGAATAGAGTGACAGTCTACCTTTCCAATCCAAAATTAAGTTGATCAATGTTTGTGTTAATATTGAAGTACCACGAGGCTATGTAATTTCTTGTGCTATAAACATTATTTATTTCTAAATTTTGGTTCCGATTTATCAGATTTGCGAGACCGATAATAGACAAGAATAGATTTTTCCAAAGTAAATTGTGGACAAATTAGTGCAGCAAAATAAATAATGGAGTCCAGAAAATTGGAATAATGAAGAAGAgactattttaaattttaaaatttaagatgATTAAATCTTTATCTATATAATGTTTTTTGGACATGttatcatatatatcataaaaagagtaggtcttatgtaagaccgtctcacggatcacaatctgtgagacAAGTTaacctactcatattcacaataaaaagtaatactcttagcataaaaagtaatactttttcatgaattatccaaataaagatccgtctcataaaatacgacccgtgagaccgtctcacacaagtttttgcccataAAAAGTGTGTTAACACAACAccactttttttttgtttatataaaaaattggcTTTCATATAGATTTTTTCCCTCATATATAGATATGGTTACATAAACACAAAAAAATTGAGAAAGAGAGGGCAAAGTCCGATGACCCCAATACCAACTCTATGTGGCTATGGCTTCcaaattaaaatgaaaattccttcaaaatttcactctaaaaaagaaaaaagagaggcGCTTAGCCACCACAAGGTCCCATAGAGTTACAATTCAATCGAGAACCTGCTCAATAGATCTAATTTCCTGCATTACTAAAGCCTGTATGCCGGGTTCCGCTCTGATCAGGTAAGAAAGATGACAGGACACGAAAACAGCCTCAGTCACATTGGTCACCAGGACTTGGCTTCATCCCGCTGCAACAAAAGAAGTGTGGTAGCTTGACCCGACCACAACCCCTGCCAAGATACATAAATTTCACAAAGAACTTAGGTTGCATTTGGATGTGTAGATCTGAAATTCTtggatttcgattatatttttATCGGTAACAATGATACAATTGATGAAATCCTAAATccacttataaactcttttataatcAAGTGAGTACAGTAATTGGTTGTTCAATCTCCCATGGGCTCGAGCTTTTACGACCTACAActtcaacaaaaacaaaacaacttACCTGCAACGAACTATAACTGGAACAGGTTTCAAAGCTTTTGGTCCATTTCTTATGCCTCTCTTATGTCGAGAAACCTGCAAGATGCTTTTCACTAATGGTAAACAAATAATCCAAAAGGATCACAATTGACTAATTTTCGGTCACCAATTACAATTTTCAATTTAGGGGCTGGCTCTGAAAGCAATTCTAGTGAAGGATCAGAAACCCAAAAAAAATGATGGCATGAAACAGAATCCGCAACTTAAATTTCAGTGCCCACTTTCATACCATTTCAGAATAGAAACTGGTCCAcatcaaaatatatattctaACAGACAAGAAACAATTCTGGAGTAAACTATATTCAGAAAAATAACACAAACCCTTCAACATTTAGTTGCATTAGCACAAGAAAAAGTTTGGCAACAGGGAGGGGCTTCCCGGAGAAATAATTTCTCGACTAAAGCAAGCTATTGCGATTCGCATTAGATTGATGAATGCAAGGTCTCAAAGTTATCACATATTCTTAACTATATTGATCAAAAAATCAGAAGGAAAAGCTGGCAGTGGAATAACAAAGACAGAGAAGGCAAACTGACTCGTAATTGCGTTTTGGAAATTTTGTTGTTCAAAATGATCTTCTCTTATTCTCATAAcaaaacataacaaaaacaCCCAAAAAGAGATTGCATAAAAACACCATACGTTGGAACAGTTCATAAAATGCCCGAGCTTTGAAGAGCACTGCAGTCTTCGGATACcaaaatatacaaaaaaaaaaagtaatcaTCTTCCTCTAGATAGTTTACACAATAACCGTTGTATAGTGATGAATTTACCGTAGTGAATATCAATAACGCATTTCTATaataaaccctaaccctaatgTAGGACAGATCGATCATACACGAGAAATGAGCTTGGAAAACTATCAATTGAAGTTAACAACTCGAAAGCACGGAATAGGTTAAATCTACACGCATAAACAATCAAGAAATCGACCTTCTTTTTGGGGACGGCCATGAGTTCCATAGACCCAGCGAACAAAGGTAGATTAGGCAATTTTTCAGCTCCACTCTTGACATTGTCGTCTATATTTTCGGGAAAAACCAATGGCGGCGACGTGGGGCTGATCAAGTGGGTGATGGCGGCTCCCAAAGGCTGTGGTTTAGCCACTGTGTGCGCCAACCGGCGGACACTTACTAAAGCACAACCCGCTTGAACTCCAGCAGTTTTTAGCGAGGCCATTTGTTTTCCACGCAAGTGAAGCTACGCGCCGCCGTTATATGGGCCGTAGAGAGAGAAATTTAAAGAGAAAAGAAGCACGAGTAGAACGGCGGCGTATTGAAATACGTAATTTTGCAAATTCGATCCCAAAACAATTTCTCCTACCCCAGCAAATGAGCTAAATATAATCAATTATAATGTGATTATTCCACCAACTTTCACACctcataaaaacatatatattttatatatattggaaTAGAATTTATAATAGTATCATAAAAAAATAGAGCAAATTAGCGAGTTTTTCGAGCTAACacgataaatatttaaattttattcaatATTATCGAACTCGAACATGTTCAAACTATTTTTCGAAtcgaaattattttatttaattattcacgatgtttaatattttattaatataatataatttatattaaacTTTTGGATAACAACCATCCATt from Primulina eburnea isolate SZY01 chromosome 6, ASM2296580v1, whole genome shotgun sequence encodes:
- the LOC140833782 gene encoding uncharacterized protein is translated as MASLKTAGVQAGCALVSVRRLAHTVAKPQPLGAAITHLISPTSPPLVFPENIDDNVKSGAEKLPNLPLFAGSMELMAVPKKKVSRHKRGIRNGPKALKPVPVIVRCRGCGRVKLPHFFCCSGMKPSPGDQCD